CACTTCTAATATAAGAGAACTCGAGGGGGCTTTTACTCGTGCTGTTGCATTTGCCTCGATAACTGGGTTGCCAATGACAGTGGAATCAGTAGCACCTATGCTTGACCCTACTGGACAAGGAGTAGAAGTTAAGCCTAAACAAGTACTTGAGAAAGTGGCTGAGGTTTTCGGAGTCACTGAGGAGGAGATGCGTAGTCCAAGTAGACGTAGGCCTGTTAGTCAGGCAAGACAGGTAGGTATGTATCTCATGCGTCATGGAACAGATTTAAGTCTTCCGCGTATTGGAGAGTCTTTTGGTGGGAAAGATCATACAACAGTCATGTATGCCATTGAACAAGTAGAAAAGAAATTATCAAGTGAGCCTCAATTAGCAAGTCAAGTTCAAAAAGTAAAGGATCTTCTTCAGATTGATTCACGAAAACGTCGTTGAATTTAAGATTTTATAGTTAGAGGGAATTTATTTATACAAAAACTGAGTAGGGTTTTGATCAAGTCTATTTCTTGTAGGTATTTCTGGACCTAGATCACTACCATCAATATTTGCTGTGCGTTCAAGAGCTTGTCTCAACAATCTTCCCGATAATAAAGGCATATCTCTTGGGACTGAAATTCTATCTCGGAGGTAACGTAATGCAGAGGCACTATTTTTCTCTGGAGTGCAATCTTTTTTTGAAATCATTGAAGTTAAGGCTGCTCTCAATGGCTGATCGAATAATTTATCTTTCATTGGGTTAACAGCAATGATTTTTTCTTTGTGTTTTATAACTCTTTCTAAAGCTAATGCCTCAAATTGTTGTTCTGACTTTTGATGAATTTTGAAATCTACTAGTTCTAAATGTCCTAGTCCAGAACCAATATCAATTTCGTGGCTATATAATTGTTGTTTCGCATTGGAATAAGTAAAGCAACCTCCCATTTGAGGAGGTAAATCATGAGCATGAGTGTGAAAATCTCCTTGAGTTCCTCTATATTCCTCAAGTTTTTCAAGATTTTCAAGCCATGTATTTATAAAAGGGTGTTCTTCTCTTAATGAATACCCTTTGTAGTACGCCAATGAGGCATTCATTCTTTCAACGTATGGAATAAAAATAACATCTGCTGATCCAGGCGTTTCACCATTTACTGTTGAGATTGGTGTTAGCCATCCTGAAGCATTTTTTTGTAGTTCTTTTTCAAATTTTTTTGCAATATTTTTGAAATTCTCTTTCTTTTGTACTTCTTGGGCTTGAAAAAGAGAGTTGCGACACAACCAATTACACCAAGATGAGAATAATTCTCTTTCAAGTCTTCTATTCTCTAAGACTTTCTTCTCGTTAAGCGATTGACCTAGAGGCCCATAAATTTCTTCTAACACAAATAGGATCTCATCACTTTCTGTGAATACATGATTTTCAATTTCTATTGCGGGGAGCATTCCTGAGGGCACTTTTTTTAAATACCATCTTTCCTTTTCTCCGTAGCAACGCATGGTTACTTTTTTAATCCGGTAAGGAATTTTTTTAAGCTCTAACCAAATCCAAACTTTTTGGCAATAAGGACACCAAGCATGATTGTCTCTGTAAAGAGTAACAATTGCTTCGGACTCATCTTTATTAAAAAGACGAAGTGAGGAATATGGGTTGTTGAACCCATTGATTTGATCAATGGGTTCGGCTGCATATATTGCTAATTCTTCCCAACTCATTGCATTTCTGGTTGGATTCATTTATTTCAACGAGAATAGAGAAATAATACTAGGTTGCAAAATTGAAAAGATCTTTTGATTTGATTGTCATTGGTGCAGGATCCGGTGGATTAGCTGCTGCAAAGAAAGCAGCCAGTTATGGAGCATCTGTAGCGATCGTCGAGGGCGATCTTGTCGGAGGGACGTGTGTAATAAGAGGTTGTGTTCCTAAAAAATTATTAGTTTGTGGCTCTTCTCTCCTAGAGAGCTTTTTGTCTGCACCATCTTATGGTTTTGATTTTAATAGTTTAAAGATCAAGTCAGAGACTTTATTAGCTAATGTTCGAAAGGAAGTGCAAAGGCTGAATGAATTACACGAGAATTTTTTAAATAAGGCTAATGTTGAGCTTTTTAAAGGTTGGGGTGAGTTTAAAAATTCAAATTGTATCGCAATTAAAAATCGAATAAATGGAGAGACTTTAAATGAACTTGATGGAGAAAGAATTTTGATTGCAGTGGGAGGCAGACCTCAAAAACCAAATATCGAGGGTGCCTCTTTAGGTTGGACAAGTGATGATATGTTTCTTCTCAAAAGCTTTCCGAAAAAAATTACAATTGTTGGTGCAGGCTATATTGCTTGCGAATTTGCATGCATATTGCACGGTTTAGGTGTTGAGGTTACTCAATTAGTTAGAGGTGATCAGATTTTAAGAGGATTTGACTTTGAACTTTCTTCAGCACTAACCGAGGCAATGAAAAATAAAGGAGTTAACATAAACTTTGGTGAGAATATTTCTTCACTAAAAGGAACTCCTGGAGCTTTAATTATAAAAACAAATACAGGTAAAGAGTTTGACTCGAATGGATTGCTTTTCGCTACTGGTAGAAAGCCATTTTTAGAGGGGTTGAAGTTAGAACAAGCGGGTATAGAAACTCTTGAAAATAAAATTAAAGTTGATAGTGAAAGTAAAACAAATATTTCTAATATCTTTGCTATTGGAGATGTAACTGACAGGATCAACTTGACACCTGTAGCAATTGATGAGGGTAGAAAGTTTGCTGATAGAAATTATGGCAAATCAGCTCAAAAGGTTAACTATGATTTTGTTCCTTATGCTGTATTTAGTCAGCCTGAAATAGCTTCTGTTGGCATAACTGAAGAGAAGGCTATCCAGTCGTTGGGAAAAGATAATATGGAAGTATATAAATCAATATTTAGACCCTTATCTAAATCATTGCCAAAGACTGGTCCTAAATGTATTTTAAAGCTAATAGTTGATAAAAATAATAATAAAGTTTTGGGATGTCATATGATTGGTGACAATGCATCAGAGATTATTCAGATGGCATCAATCTCACTAATGCTAGGAGCTAAAAAATCTGATTTTGATAATACAATGGCATTGCATCCTACAATAGCCGAGGAATTCGTGACAATGAGATGATTTATATAAAGGCATTAGTTATTAGAACTTTTTCTTATCCTTAACCAGTAAGCAATTGTCTTATATATAATCATTACTATTGATAATGATATGGCTATAAAAACTAATTCTTTGAATGCTGAATGTAAAGTTGGTAGAGTTAGAGGTATTATTTTGTCTGCAATGTAAAGCATATATAATCCTAATAAAACACCACCTTCTCCTCTACTTATTATTCCTTTTGTCCAAAAAATTGGCATGCACGCAAATGTAGTAATTACCATGATAGGAATATCCTTAGTTATAAGTAAATTCTCAACCACTAAACCACTGCCTCCAGATAATACAGAACAGCTACCTAAAACTAGTAATTGATTTAATAAACAACTTCCAATTACGTTGCCTATTGCTAGATCAGTTTGACCACGAATAGCAGCCACTAGTGACGTAATCAACTCAGGTAAAGAGGTGCCCAGCGACACTATCGTTAACCCAATTATGGCTTCGCTTACACCTAATAATCCTGCAATTGTAGATGCGCCTTCTATTAACAGCCTTGATCCAAGAGTTAGCAAGAAAATACCACCTAATAATTTCATGCCTGCATTTAATAAACTTGTTGAGTCTTTTTCTATATTGATTTCTGGCTCTGCTTCTTGGGTTTTTGAGGCTCCTCTCTTGCTGTGCGAATTTCCCAAGTGGTATTTATTATCAGCGCAACTATCAAAGCTACTCCAAATTGCCAAGTTATCAGCTCTGATGCGGCCATACCCCAAACGGCAGTTGAGACTGCTAAAAGAAGAGGAATGTCTCTCCTTACAAGACGACTTTCAACTCTTAAAGGTCGTAAAAGAGCACTTCCTCCTAGAACTACCATCACATTGAAAATATTGCTGCCAACAATGTTGCTCAAAGCCAGACTATCTGATCCAGTGAGGGAGGAGTTAACACTCACAAATAGTTCAGGTGCACTTGTACCGAGAGATACTATTGTTAAACCAATAACTAGTTGAGGGATCCCAAGGATTAAGGCTAAAGCGACAGATCCTTGAATAAAGAACTCCCCACCGCTAAAAAGTAAAAGTATCCCAGTAATAAGCTCTAAAAATGACAATAATGTTAATGGCATATTGAGTAATTTATGGAGAAACTAAATTAGTGAATTAATTTATATTATTTTCATTTGGTATTATCTTAATATCTTAGCCCTTTATTGATACTTGAAGACTTATAGATCAAGGTTGCATAAGATATACATTGAAAAAGCTTTAATCCTGTGATTGCTTCTGTTAATCAAATCTCATTATTAAAGCCGGATGATTGGCATCTGCATTTGAGAGATGGAAAGATTCTTAAAGGTGTTTTAAGTCATACAGCAGATGTGTTTTGTCGTGCAATCATCATGCCTAATCTTGATCCGCCAATAACTACTTTAAGCCAAGCACAAGAGTATAAAAAAAGAATTATCCAGTCTATCCCTGAAGGTATTTCTTTTACCCCATTAATGACAGCGTATCTTACAGATGATATGCCTGCGGAGGTCTTAGAGAGAGGATTTAGAGAAGGTGTCTTCCATGGAGCAAAGCTCTATCCAGCTAATGTGACAACTAATTCCTCGTATGGGGTTACAGATATAAGTAAAGTCGTCAATTTATTTGAGACGATGGAAAGAATTGGTATGCCATTATTGATTCATGGAGAAGTGACCGATTTCAATGTTGATGTATTTGATAGAGAAGCTGTTTTTATTGAGCGTCACCTTGAACCATTATTACGAAGATTTTCTTCACTTAAAGTGGTTTTAGAACATATCACGACCATTGATGCAATTGACTTTGTAGAAAACAGTGAGTTTGATATAGCCGCTACAATCACACCTCATCATCTACATATCAATCGAAATGCAATGTTCAATGGTGGGTTAAGGAGTGATTTTTATTGCTTACCCACAGCCAAACGTGAAATTCATCGTATTGCTCTAAGACAAGCGGCTACTAGCGGTAAACCTTGCTTTTTCCTCGGAACTGATTCAGCACCTCATACCCGTAGATTTAAGGAAAGCTCATGTGGATGTGCGGGGATCTTTAATGCCCCTTTCGCTTTGGAAAGCTATTTAAAAGTTTTCGAAGAAGAAAATGCCCTAGATAGGTTTGAAGCTTTTTCAAGTATCAATGGAGCAACTTTTTATGGATTACCTTTAAACACAGAGAGAATAACATTAGTTAAAAAAAATATTTCCGTACCTCAAATGATTGACGTTGGACTAGATGGTGATCCCAATGATTTTGTAAAACCATTTCATTCAGGAGAAACTCTTGGCTGGGTAGTAAAGGATGTTAGTGAGATTGGTGAATGAGTCTTCCAATAATTATTTAACTCTAGATATTCTTAAGAGTACTGATTTAAGCACATACGTTTACGCTAATATGTGAATGGCTTAGAGTTGAATCTCTAGCATTGTGATAACCCTTGCTATCACTGGGGAGTGTGGCGGAATTGGTAGACGCACCAGACTTAAAATCTGTTGGCCGCTTTTTGGCCGTGGGGGTTCAAGTCCCCCCACTCCCATGATCTTTTCTATCTCGATTGTGTGTTTAGTCCCTTTTGGCTTAATGGGAGCGGTTAATCCGATAATTACATTATCTGCTTATGTGGTATTGGGAGGGGTGTATTTATTGGTAGTTCCTTTATTTCTTTTTTATTGGATGAATAATCGTTGGAATGTTATGGGAAAGTTAGAACGCCTTTTTATATATGGACTTGTGTTTCTTTTCTTTCCTGGAATGGTTTTGTTTGCACCGTTTCTTAATTTAAGAATGAATGGAAAAGAGGAGTCTTGAACTTTGACAAGAGCACAGGTTTTTCAAATAGGTTTGCTTGTTTTTGTTTTAGGCGGCTTGGGATATGAAGTGTTTCAGTTACTTGGATTTGAATCAATATCAGCTGGTATTGCAGCGCAGTCAATATTAATTTTAATTATTTTTGCATGGACCGCCTCTTACCTATTCAGGGTTTTTTCTGGGAATATGACTTTTATGGAGCAAAGGAAAAGATACAGAGAGGCTTATGAAAAATTGACTGATGAAAAAATTAGAGAAAAGTTTGAGGCTATGACAGAAGAAGAAAAAACTGAATTACTAAAAACCGTTGAGGAAGAAAGTATTGAACAAACTTAAGTTTTAATTACGAAATCTCAATAATTTTTTACTCTTAGGGATATAAAAATGATAAAAAAGATAGATACCCAAGGCTTAAAACATTGAAAAGTACAAATATTAGTAGGTCTTTTTCCAAAATAAAAAAGGAGAAAAGAATTGCATTAATGCCTTTCCTTATGGCAGGTGACCCTGATTTGGAAACCACAGCAAAGATTCTGTTAGAACTTCAGAAAAATGGTGCTGACATGATTGAGCTAGGCATTCCATATAGTGATCCCTTAGCAGATGGACCGATTATTCAATTAGCGGCTTCCCGAGCTCTCTCTGCGGGAACTTCTCCTGACAGGGTTTTCAAAATGTTGTCTGAATTGAGAGATCAATTGACAATACCAATAATTTTATTTACTTATTCAAATCCACTTATTAATAAAGGTCTGGAAGAATTTTGCTTACAAGCTTCAAAAGTAGGTGTTTCAGGACTTGTTGTACCGGATCTTCCATTAGAGGAAGCAGAAAAACTTTCTGACATAGCTGAATCTAAAGAAATGGATTTGGTTTTACTTGTCGCGCCTACAACACCCAAGGATCGTATGAAAAAAATTGCCGCGACATCTAATGGATTTACTTATCTTGTTAGTGTTACTGGGGTAACAGGAGAAAGGTCGTCACTAAAAGATAATGTTGGCTCTCTTGTTAAACAACTAAAACACTCTTCATCTAGCCCAATTGCTGTGGGTTTTGGGATCTCGGAGGTGAAGCATATTCAACAAGTTCGAGAATGGGGCGCTGATGGAGCAATTGTTGGTAGTGCTTTAGTTAAAAGAATTGCTAATGCCTCTATCGGAATGAAAGTGGAAGAAGCTGGTTCTTTTTGTAAAGAACTAAGAGCCGCAACTAATTAATATTTTTTTAAATATCAACAGATCAAGCTGAATTTTGAATTCTTTTTTATGTTTTATCTTGAGTGATATTGTCTTCTTTTACTATTAAAATCATGGATCAATTTGTCCTTTGGGGATCTTATTGTGAAGATGCTCTAATAAAGAGAACACCTTTTAGGGATGAGCATCTTCAAAGGCTCTCATTACTTAAGGAAAAAGGTATATTAATAACATTAGGACCGACGAAATGTAATAAATATGTGTTTGGTATATTTAAATCTGAGGACATTGAAAATATCAGACGTCTTATCAAAGAGGACGTTTACTGGAGAGAAGGAATATGGACTGATTTTGAAATTTACTCATGGATCCAAGCTTTTTGAGATTGTTTCCAGACCCAATTGGCTACAATTTGATCGCCATTTTCTCCTAGTTCATTTTCATAACCACTCATTATTCCTAACCCTTGTCTTGCTATCTTCGCTATGGCTTCTGGATTGTCAATTCCATTACGCTTTAAGGATGACATCTTCAAATTCTTTGATCTTCTAATTATGTTCCCGCCATTAGTGTGACATCCAGCACAGTTGTTTTTGAAAAGATTTTTCCCTAAATCTTCCTCAAAAGCATTTAGCGCTTTCGGCAGACTTAAATAAAAAAATATGCAAGAAAAACTGATTAGAAAAAAAACTATTAATTTTCTTTTCATAGTCTTGTAAAGCTTATTTGTCGAAATTAATTTTTGAAAGGTCCTCACAAATTTCGTCAAGAAGATCAAGTTGTCCAGAAGAATTTATATCAAAACTCTTCTTCATTTTCCCACTCCCCCCTTTTCTCCATAACTCTTCAACTTCACAAAGTCGATTTGCAATTTTTGGAATTCCACCAGAGTTATAATCTTTTTTTAAAGATTCAATTAAAATTGACATTCTTGCTGAAGGGAGATTAAGACTTTGGCAAAGTTCTGATTGGGTTCTGCCCGTCTGCTTCAACCAATCTTTGATAAGGAGTATTAAATTTTCTTCGATATCTTTTGACCAAAGATGTTTGATCATAGTGGGAACCACTTATCCAGCTTAGATTTGGCTCTGAATTTTATTTCTGGAGTAATGTGATGTTGCCAAAGACCAATTACAGCTGTTAGGGCGACAAAATCATCGCTAAAACCTGAGGCAGGAATAAAGTCGGGAATTAAATCAACAGGAACAATTAAATAAGTAAGTGCTCCCATTATGGATAATCTCACTTGGGGAGGAGTTGAATTATCCATGATAAGTTCAAACCCTTCTAAGGCGGGCTGTGCAATCGCTCTGCCTGCTTTTAATAGGATCTTTTTTAGTACGCCCTCGTCGACAACAGAACTTTCAAGTACTTCTGCTTCAAATACTTCTTTATTTGAGTTTCTTGAACTAACCACAATTAAATACGAGTCTCTAAAAGACCACTTTGAATACCTGTCTTCCTTAGTTTCCTTAATGCACGTTGAACTACTTGTCTGCAATATTCCCTGCTGCAATTCATTTGTCTGGCTACTTCCGCTAGCGTCCTCCATTCATTAGATCCATCTAGGCCAAATCGAAGACTTAGTATGGTTCTCTCTTTGGGTGTGAGATTTGATTTATCCAATAACGACCAAGCTGAGGCACTTCTCTCGGCTAATTCGGCTAGTTCCATAGGAGGAACTTCCTCACTTGGAAGAATATCGACAAGCTCCGAAGGATCTGCTTTGGACTTTACTGCACCTTGCAAACTTACTGTGATACTTCTCAGCTCGCATGCAAGTAATTCTTCTACTTCCTCTAAAGGAATTTTCATTTGTGTGGCTATTTGGTTGGTTGAAGGATGAACCCCAAGTTCTTGCATTAGTCGAGACTTTGCGGAACGAAGCTTCGTTAGCTTTTCATTTATGTTTACAGGGATTCTTATAGTTCTACTTTGAGTTGACAGTGCTCTATTTAATCCTTGCCTAATCCACCAGTAAGCGTAAGTTGAAAATCGATGCCCCCTTTTTGGATCGTATTTCTCAACAGCTCTTGTTAACCCTAAGGTGCCTTCCTGAATCAAATCAAGAAGGTCCAGACCTTTCCCTTGATATCGCTTCGCTAAATTTACAACAAGCCTCAAATTTGCAGTGATCATTTGATTCTTGGCACGCTCGCCTGCCTTAAGAGTTTTCTTCTCTGCGTTTGAATATTTGCACGCTGGCCCATTACCTCCAGCTTGTTGGCAGCGCTCATTAAGTGCAACCATGGCTTGAACTTCTCTACCCATCGTGAGCTCTTGCTCTGGTGTGAGCAATTCGTGTCTTCCTATTTCTCCAAGAAAGTCGCTTAATGAACTCACGATTTATTCCTCCTTATTTTAACAACCTAGAGAAAAATTGTTTACTTTCAATAGGCGTAATAAAGTGTTCGGAATTTATTATTTATCCTTTATCTATTCTTAATGCCTTCACTAGGTCAATTAAGCCAAAGGAAGTTTTTTATATTTTTCACTTGGCACCTTAAAAATGCGTTTCAATAAATTATTTTTTAATAAAAATATCTCAAAACCCACTGATGTTAATGAAATATTTAAAGTAGAATTTTGATCTATAAAATTCTTGAAAGATTTTTTAGTCTCGAAAAATTATCTTTAAGTACCACTCCTGTTTTTATTAAACGATAAAATACCAAAGATTTAAGAAAATCGGTTGATTTGTTTTTTTTCTCTTTCAAGACTTTTTATTAATTTAATCTTTTGTCTTTGTACCAAAGAAACTCTTTTATAAGCAAGAAAATAATATAAGGGTTGGTTCATTTGTTATTGATTTCTTCTGGGAGCACCTCTTCTTTTTACTAAAACTTTCAGAACGTCTTCCCAAGAAACGTTTTGATGGGCTAAAGAAACTTGCATATGGAAAAGTAGATCTGCAGCCTCATTAGCAACTGAAATAGGATTTTTATCTTTACAAGCCATAATAAATTCGGCTGTTTCTTCGCCAATCTTTTTTAGGATCTTATTATCGCCTTCCTTAAGAAGAGTATTTGTATAGCTTCCCTCCTCAGGATTACTCTTACGACTCTCTATGACTTTGAATAATTCACTACAAGCATCAGATGGAGGGTAAAGAACGTCTTCATTTGTTTCTAAATCTTTAAAGAAACAACTTCTTTTTCCTGTATGGCATGCGATTGAACCAATTTGCTCAATTGATAAAAGTATTGTATCTGAATCGCAATCAGTCCTAATTCCTTTCAATTTTTGAAAATGTCCGCTCGTTTTTCCTTTGTGCCAAAGCTCTTTCCTTGAACGACTCCAATAGTGAACTTCACCAGACTCTAATGTTTTTGTAATGGATTCTTTATTCATCCATGCCATCATTAAAATTGAGCCATCGACCCAATCTTGGGCTATGGCTGGGATCAAGCCGTTTTGATCAAAATGAAGATTATCTATAAAAAGCATTTTTAATTAAGCCAATTAGGCTTTTTAACTGTAATTATTTAAATTTAATCCTCTATTGCTTTTTTATTCATCTTTTTATGACGATTAAAGATATTCCATTTAATTGCTCAAAGCATTTTAAAGACTATCCATGTTCTCACCGTCAATGGAAACATAAAGGACACTGTCATTATGTTCATGGATACAGTCGAAGCTTTACCTTTTTCTTTGCCTCAAAAAAACTTGATGAAAATGGCTTCGTTGTCGATTTCTCAAGTCTGAGATCTTTGGAAGAGCAGTTGAAAGATCATTTTGATCATACTTTCCTAGTCAATTTTGATGATCCTCTTCTTGAAACATGGAAAGAGCTTCACTCTAAAGAAGTACTTGATCTTAGAGTTATGAACAATGTTGGTATGGAATCAACTGCTGAATTAGTGTGGGGATGGGCTAATGATTTATTATTTTCAAGAGAGAAAGGTAGATCTTGTTGTTGGAAAGCAATAGCACATGAAAATGATTTTAATTCTGCTAGTTATACCCTCCTCCCTGAGTGGTTCAATCCTTAATGCAGTAAGACTTCTTGTTGAAATAGAATTATCGTTTTCAGTTTTTTAGTTGAAAATTAATTTTGATTCTTTAATCTCTATCTTTATAGTGCTTCCTTCTTTATATTTGCCTTTAAGAATATATTTTGCTATTTCACTTTCTAATTCTTTTTGAATAACTCTTTTTAAGGGCCTAGCACCATAGCTTGGGTTGTATCCAATTTCAGTAATCAAAGATAGGACATTATCATCAATTTCAAGCTCGATTCCTTTGGCTTCCAACCTTTCTCTCAAACGGTTTAATTGTAAATCGACTACTTTAAGTAGAGTTTCTTTTTTAAGCGGATCAAAATTAATTATTTCATCAAGCCTGTTTAGGAACTCAGGCCTGAAATATGATTTCAGTTCTTGATTAATAAGTTCATCTATATTTGTCGACGGATTATTGGTTACATCATTTTCAGAGATTAATTCGCTTCCCAAATTACTGGTGAGAATAATAATAGTGTTTTTGAAATTTGTTGTTCTTCCTTGGCCATCAGTTACTCGGCCTTCGTCAAGAATCTGTAGCAATACATTGAAAACATCTTTATGTGCTTTTTCAATTTCATCGAAGAGCAAAACGCAGTAAGGTTTTCTTCTGATTGCTTCTGTTAATTGTCCACCTGCTTCGTAGCCAACATAACCAGGAGGAGCGCCAATTAAGCGACTTATAGAGTGCTTTTCCATATATTCAGACATGTCTATTCTAATTAAGGCATTTTCACTATCAAAAAGTTGAGAAGCCAAAGCTTTAGACAATTCTGTTTTCCCCACGCCTGTTGGTCCTAAAAATAAAAAACTTGCGATTGGTCTGCTTGGATCACTAAGTCCTGTTCTAGATCTTTGTATTGCAGATGATATTGATTGAACGGCTTTATTTTGACCAATAACTTTTTTTTGAAGCTTAGATTCAAGATTGAGTAATTTTTCAATTTCAGTTTGAGCAAGTCTTTTAACTGGGATAGATGTCCACTTTGCAATTATTTCAGCTACATCATCGGCTACGACCTCTTCTCTCAAGAGAGATTTCTCGGCATTTTGAGAGGAGTTTTTTAAATTAAGTTCTTTAGATTTTAAATTTTGTTGATAATTCACAAGGGTGCCGTATTCAAGTTCAGCAGCCCTATTGAGATCATAATTCCTTTTTGCTTTTTCTATTTCTAGTTGTACTTTCTCTATTTCTTCTTTAAGTGTTGAAATTTCTTTGATTGATTCTTTCTCTTTTTTCCATTTCTTGTTTACATCCATTTGATTTTTAGTTAATAAAGCTAGTTCTGTAGTAATTAATTCGAGTCTCTCTTTACTTGAATTATCTGACTCACCTTCCAAAGACAATTTCTCCATCTCAAGTTGGATGATTTTTCTATCAATCTCATCAATTTCTTCTGGTTTTGATGTTATTTCCATCTTTAAACGTGAGGCTGATTCATCGATTAGATCTATAGCTTTATCAGGTAAAAACCTTTCGGGTATATACCTATCACTCAATATCGCCGCGGCTATTAGAGCGTTATCAGAGATACGAACACCATGATGGACTTCATATCTTTCTTTTAGTCCACGTAAGATCGAGATCGTATCTTGAACAGAGGGTTGTTTTACAAGTATTTGCTGAAATCTTCTTTCCAGAGCAGGGTCTTTCTCAAAATTTTCTTTATGTTCATTGATTGTTGTTGCTCCAATACATCTCAGTTCACCTCTGGCAAGCATTGGCTTTAGGAGATTACTAGCATCCATTGCACCACCACTCGCTCCTGCTCCGACGACAGTATGTATTTCATCAATGAACAAAATTATTTTTCCTTCTGAATCTGTGACATTTTTAAGAACTGACTTAAGTCTTTCTTCAAATTCACCACGGAATTTTGCTCCTGCTATTAATGCTCCCATGTCTAAGGAAATTAGTTGACGGTCTTCAAGGGCTGTAGGAACATCTCCGTTGATAATTCTTTGTGCTAAACCTTCAATAATTGCTGTTTTACCTACGCCAGCTTCCCCAATT
This is a stretch of genomic DNA from Prochlorococcus marinus str. MIT 0912. It encodes these proteins:
- a CDS encoding glutathione S-transferase family protein, translated to MNPTRNAMSWEELAIYAAEPIDQINGFNNPYSSLRLFNKDESEAIVTLYRDNHAWCPYCQKVWIWLELKKIPYRIKKVTMRCYGEKERWYLKKVPSGMLPAIEIENHVFTESDEILFVLEEIYGPLGQSLNEKKVLENRRLERELFSSWCNWLCRNSLFQAQEVQKKENFKNIAKKFEKELQKNASGWLTPISTVNGETPGSADVIFIPYVERMNASLAYYKGYSLREEHPFINTWLENLEKLEEYRGTQGDFHTHAHDLPPQMGGCFTYSNAKQQLYSHEIDIGSGLGHLELVDFKIHQKSEQQFEALALERVIKHKEKIIAVNPMKDKLFDQPLRAALTSMISKKDCTPEKNSASALRYLRDRISVPRDMPLLSGRLLRQALERTANIDGSDLGPEIPTRNRLDQNPTQFLYK
- the gorA gene encoding glutathione-disulfide reductase, producing MKRSFDLIVIGAGSGGLAAAKKAASYGASVAIVEGDLVGGTCVIRGCVPKKLLVCGSSLLESFLSAPSYGFDFNSLKIKSETLLANVRKEVQRLNELHENFLNKANVELFKGWGEFKNSNCIAIKNRINGETLNELDGERILIAVGGRPQKPNIEGASLGWTSDDMFLLKSFPKKITIVGAGYIACEFACILHGLGVEVTQLVRGDQILRGFDFELSSALTEAMKNKGVNINFGENISSLKGTPGALIIKTNTGKEFDSNGLLFATGRKPFLEGLKLEQAGIETLENKIKVDSESKTNISNIFAIGDVTDRINLTPVAIDEGRKFADRNYGKSAQKVNYDFVPYAVFSQPEIASVGITEEKAIQSLGKDNMEVYKSIFRPLSKSLPKTGPKCILKLIVDKNNNKVLGCHMIGDNASEIIQMASISLMLGAKKSDFDNTMALHPTIAEEFVTMR
- the pyrC gene encoding dihydroorotase; the protein is MIASVNQISLLKPDDWHLHLRDGKILKGVLSHTADVFCRAIIMPNLDPPITTLSQAQEYKKRIIQSIPEGISFTPLMTAYLTDDMPAEVLERGFREGVFHGAKLYPANVTTNSSYGVTDISKVVNLFETMERIGMPLLIHGEVTDFNVDVFDREAVFIERHLEPLLRRFSSLKVVLEHITTIDAIDFVENSEFDIAATITPHHLHINRNAMFNGGLRSDFYCLPTAKREIHRIALRQAATSGKPCFFLGTDSAPHTRRFKESSCGCAGIFNAPFALESYLKVFEEENALDRFEAFSSINGATFYGLPLNTERITLVKKNISVPQMIDVGLDGDPNDFVKPFHSGETLGWVVKDVSEIGE
- the ndhL gene encoding NAD(P)H-quinone oxidoreductase subunit L — its product is MGAVNPIITLSAYVVLGGVYLLVVPLFLFYWMNNRWNVMGKLERLFIYGLVFLFFPGMVLFAPFLNLRMNGKEES
- a CDS encoding DUF3007 family protein; translation: MTRAQVFQIGLLVFVLGGLGYEVFQLLGFESISAGIAAQSILILIIFAWTASYLFRVFSGNMTFMEQRKRYREAYEKLTDEKIREKFEAMTEEEKTELLKTVEEESIEQT
- the trpA gene encoding tryptophan synthase subunit alpha, with translation MKSTNISRSFSKIKKEKRIALMPFLMAGDPDLETTAKILLELQKNGADMIELGIPYSDPLADGPIIQLAASRALSAGTSPDRVFKMLSELRDQLTIPIILFTYSNPLINKGLEEFCLQASKVGVSGLVVPDLPLEEAEKLSDIAESKEMDLVLLVAPTTPKDRMKKIAATSNGFTYLVSVTGVTGERSSLKDNVGSLVKQLKHSSSSPIAVGFGISEVKHIQQVREWGADGAIVGSALVKRIANASIGMKVEEAGSFCKELRAATN
- a CDS encoding YciI family protein, with protein sequence MDQFVLWGSYCEDALIKRTPFRDEHLQRLSLLKEKGILITLGPTKCNKYVFGIFKSEDIENIRRLIKEDVYWREGIWTDFEIYSWIQAF
- a CDS encoding c-type cytochrome, with protein sequence MKRKLIVFFLISFSCIFFYLSLPKALNAFEEDLGKNLFKNNCAGCHTNGGNIIRRSKNLKMSSLKRNGIDNPEAIAKIARQGLGIMSGYENELGENGDQIVANWVWKQSQKAWIHE
- a CDS encoding YkvA family protein, whose translation is MVSSRNSNKEVFEAEVLESSVVDEGVLKKILLKAGRAIAQPALEGFELIMDNSTPPQVRLSIMGALTYLIVPVDLIPDFIPASGFSDDFVALTAVIGLWQHHITPEIKFRAKSKLDKWFPL
- a CDS encoding sigma-70 family RNA polymerase sigma factor; amino-acid sequence: MSSLSDFLGEIGRHELLTPEQELTMGREVQAMVALNERCQQAGGNGPACKYSNAEKKTLKAGERAKNQMITANLRLVVNLAKRYQGKGLDLLDLIQEGTLGLTRAVEKYDPKRGHRFSTYAYWWIRQGLNRALSTQSRTIRIPVNINEKLTKLRSAKSRLMQELGVHPSTNQIATQMKIPLEEVEELLACELRSITVSLQGAVKSKADPSELVDILPSEEVPPMELAELAERSASAWSLLDKSNLTPKERTILSLRFGLDGSNEWRTLAEVARQMNCSREYCRQVVQRALRKLRKTGIQSGLLETRI